The following are from one region of the Nicotiana tabacum cultivar K326 chromosome 3, ASM71507v2, whole genome shotgun sequence genome:
- the LOC107829585 gene encoding uncharacterized protein LOC107829585: MADEAEIYDGIRAEFPLSFGKQAKSQAPLELVHNATRRTTAAADGKHEPSSSKIEAKPFPSLSSSSKSWLNSLKNPKPNSNIIGPGRPPSGSGSGDVKEEEGAMIGPPRSAGDAKTEEDEDGEMIGPPRPPVEEEDELMIGPPAPPPFGSMGSDSEDDMEEEKEKQNQYRIPLSNEIILKGHTKVVAALAVDPTGSRVLSGSYDYTVRMYDFQGMNARLQSFRQLEPSEGHQVRSLSWSPTADRFLCVTGSAQAKIYDRDGLTLGEFVRGDMYIRDLKNTKGHISGLTCGEWHPKTKETILTSSEDGSLRLWDVNDFKSQKQVIKPKLARPGRVPVTTCAWDREGKRIAGGVGDGSIQIWNLKPGWGSRPDIYVANAHSDDITGVKFSSDGRILLSRSFDGSLKVWDLRQMKEPLRVFDDLPNNYAQTNIAFSPDEQLFLTGTSVEKDGTTGGMLCFFNRGKLELVSRVGISPTYSVVQCAWHPRLNQVFATVGDKREGGTHILYDPTLSERGALVCVARAPRKKSVDDFQAEPVIHNPHALPLFRDQPSRKRQREKALKDPLKSHKPEQPITGPGFGGRVGSTKGSLLTQYLLKQGGLIKETWMEEDPREAILKHADAAAKDPKFIAPAYADTQPQPLFAEPDAEEEDK; this comes from the exons ATGGCCGACGAAGCAGAGATTTACGACGGAATTAGGGCAGAGTTCCCATTATCTTTCGGCAAGCAAGCTAAATCTCAGGCCCCTCTCGAACTCGTTCACAACGCCACTCGCCGGACCACCGCCGCCGCCGATGGTAAACACGAACCATCTTCGTCGAAAATTGAGGCGAAACCCTTCCCTTCTCTCTCTTCCTCCTCTAAATCCTGGCTTAATTCCCtaaaaaaccctaaacctaattcGAACATTATCGGGCCGGGCCGTCCTCCATCGGGCTCGGGCTCGGGCGATGTCAAGGAAGAGGAGGGCGCTATGATTGGTCCGCCTCGGTCTGCAGGTGATGCGAAGACTGAGGAAGACGAGGATGGTGAAATGATTGGGCCTCCACGACCGCCGGTAGAAGAAGAGGATGAGCTGATGATTGGGCCACCAGCCCCGCCGCCATTTGGTTCGATGGGGTCAGATTCGGAGGATGAtatggaagaagaaaaagaaaaacaaaatcagTATCGAATACCTTTGAGTAATGAAATTATATTGAAAGGCCATACAAAG GTTGTTGCTGCTCTTGCTGTAGATCCCACAGGATCAAGGGTTCTTTCTGGTAGCTATGACTATACTGTTCGGATGTATGACTTTCAAGGAATGAATGCTCGTTTACAGTCGTTTAGACAGCTGGAACCATCTGAAGGGCATCAAGTTCGTAGTTTGAGCTGGAGTCCAACCGCAGACCGATTTTTATGTGTTACTGGGTCAGCCCAAGCTAAG ATCTACGATCGTGATGGACTTACACTCGGGGAATTTGTTAGAGGAGATATGTATATACGTGATCTTAAGAATACAAAAGGTCATATATCTGGATTGACATGTGGAGAATGGCACCCCAAAACAAAGGAGACAATTTTAACATCGTCAGAGGATGGTTCGTTGCGCCTATGGGATGTCAATGACTTTAAGAGTCAAAAGCAG GTTATTAAACCAAAACTTGCTCGGCCTGGGAGAGTTCCTGTAACGACATGTGCTTGGGATCGGGAAGGAAAAAGAATTGCAGGTGGTGTAGGAGATGGTTCTATACAG ATATGGAATCTTAAGCCTGGATGGGGAAGCAGGCCAGACATATATGTAGCAAATGCCCACTCAGATGATATTACAGGAGTCAAGTTCTCAAGTGATGGGCGGATACTCTTGTCaagaagttttgatggttccttaAAG GTTTGGGATTTACGCCAGATGAAAGAACCCTTGCGAGTATTTGATGATCTCCCAAATAATTATGCCCAAACTAACATTGCGTTTAGTCCTGATGAACAACTGTTTTTAACTGGGACATCTGTTGAAAAAGATGGGACTACTGGAGGAATGCTGTGCTTTTTTAATCGAGGAAAGCTAGAGCTAGTGTCAAGAGTTGGAATATCTCCCACTTACAGTGTTGTGCAATGTGCCTGGCACCCTAGGCTGAATCAG GTCTTTGCGACAGTTGGAGATAAACGTGAAGGTGGAACACACATTTTATATGATCCAACACTGAGTGAAAGAGGAGCACTAGTTTGTGTTGCTCGTGCACCCAGGAAAAAGTCTGTGGATGATTTCCAGGCAGAGCCAGTTATTCATAATCCACATGCATTACCCTTATTTAGAGATCAACCTAGCCGCAAGCGTCAGCGAGAGAAAGCATTGAAGGATCCACTGAAGTCTCATAAACCTGAGCAGCCAATAACAGGGCCAGGTTTTGGTGGTAGAGTTGGTTCAACCAAGGGAAGCTTGTTGACTCAATACCTTCTTAAG CAAGGTGGCTTGATAAAGGAGACTTGGATGGAGGAAGATCCTAGAGAAGCAATCTTGAAGCATGCTGATGCGGCTGCGAAAGATCCAAAATTTATTGCTCCAGCATATGCTGATACACAGCCTCAGCCACTTTTTGCGGAGCCAGATGCCGAAGAAGAAGATAAGTGA